A genomic stretch from Prochlorococcus marinus str. MIT 9312 includes:
- a CDS encoding aminotransferase class V-fold PLP-dependent enzyme, with translation METIQNFPEITKKDFPLLNKNLTNNEQIIYLDHAATTQKPIQVLKKIDEYYRNFNANVHRGAHQLSAKATEEFENARYLISKYIKANSTKEIIFTRNATEAINLAARSWGESSLKENDEILLSIMEHHSNIVPWQMVAAKNKCKLKFIGIDKNGKLDIDDFKSKLTSRTKLVSIVHISNTLGCCNPIKEITKLAKQKGSLVLIDACQSLAHQKLDVIDLDIDFLAGSGHKLCGPTGIGFLWSRQEILEKIPPLFGGGEMIQDVFEETSTWAELPHKFEAGTPAIAEAIGLAEAINYINNIGLNNIHKYEKNITKYLFKKLNQIEDIEIIGPSPEIDPDRASLATFYIKNIHANDIAEILDSKGICIRSGHHCCQPLHRYIGIKSTARISMNFTTNKEEIDIFLEKLKETINFLKMYS, from the coding sequence ATGGAAACGATTCAAAATTTTCCTGAAATAACCAAGAAAGACTTTCCTCTTTTAAATAAGAATTTAACAAATAATGAGCAAATCATTTATTTAGACCATGCTGCGACTACTCAAAAACCGATACAGGTCTTAAAAAAAATTGATGAATATTACAGAAACTTTAATGCCAATGTACATAGAGGTGCGCATCAATTAAGTGCTAAAGCAACAGAAGAGTTTGAAAATGCAAGATATTTAATTAGTAAATATATAAAAGCGAATTCAACAAAAGAAATTATTTTTACAAGAAATGCTACTGAAGCAATTAATCTCGCAGCTAGATCATGGGGTGAATCTTCTTTGAAAGAAAATGATGAAATTCTCTTGTCAATAATGGAACATCATAGCAATATTGTGCCTTGGCAAATGGTTGCAGCAAAAAATAAATGCAAATTAAAATTTATAGGTATAGATAAAAATGGAAAATTAGATATTGATGATTTTAAATCTAAATTAACATCAAGAACAAAACTTGTTAGCATCGTACATATAAGCAACACACTAGGTTGCTGCAATCCAATCAAAGAGATAACTAAATTAGCCAAGCAAAAAGGTTCTTTAGTGCTAATAGATGCATGCCAAAGTTTAGCTCATCAAAAACTGGATGTAATTGATCTTGATATAGACTTTTTAGCGGGTTCAGGACATAAACTTTGTGGTCCAACAGGTATTGGTTTCCTCTGGTCAAGACAAGAAATTCTAGAAAAGATTCCTCCTCTCTTTGGTGGTGGCGAAATGATTCAAGATGTTTTTGAAGAGACAAGTACTTGGGCAGAACTACCACATAAATTTGAAGCTGGAACTCCTGCTATTGCAGAAGCCATAGGTCTGGCAGAGGCAATAAATTACATAAACAATATTGGATTGAATAATATTCATAAATATGAAAAAAATATTACTAAATATTTATTTAAAAAATTAAATCAGATAGAAGATATTGAAATTATCGGTCCATCTCCAGAGATAGATCCAGACAGAGCATCACTTGCTACTTTTTATATAAAAAATATACATGCAAACGATATTGCTGAAATTCTTGATTCGAAAGGAATTTGTATCAGAAGTGGACATCATTGCTGTCAACCTCTGCACAGATATATCGGAATTAAATCAACGGCTAGGATTAGCATGAATTTCACAACCAATAAAGAAGAGATTGATATATTTTTAGAAAAATTGAAAGAGACTATTAATTTTCTAAAAATGTATTCTTAA